A single region of the Bacillus cereus genome encodes:
- a CDS encoding CotD family spore coat protein, with protein sequence MHHCHPCFGGHKPVGPICTTAPVIHPTKQCVTHSFSTTVVPHIFPTHTTHVHHQQIKNQGFFPQTNSNVNVVDPGDPGFVGGFGGGCGPCGHGHHHHHGHQISPFGPGPNVSPFGPGPNVSPFGPNVGPNVGGMFKR encoded by the coding sequence ATGCATCATTGTCATCCTTGCTTTGGAGGGCATAAGCCTGTAGGACCTATTTGTACAACTGCTCCTGTCATTCATCCGACAAAACAATGCGTAACACATTCTTTTTCAACAACGGTGGTGCCACACATTTTCCCAACGCATACAACACATGTACACCATCAACAAATTAAAAATCAAGGCTTCTTCCCACAAACAAACTCGAACGTAAATGTTGTAGACCCTGGTGATCCAGGATTTGTTGGTGGATTTGGCGGCGGATGTGGACCATGTGGTCATGGCCATCACCACCACCACGGGCATCAAATATCTCCATTTGGACCAGGACCGAATGTATCCCCATTTGGACCAGGACCGAATGTGTCACCGTTTGGACCGAATGTAGGACCAAATGTTGGTGGAATGTTTAAAAGGTAA